Genomic DNA from Taurinivorans muris:
GGTTGACAAATTGGTTGTAATTGGTTATTAAAAAATCATAGATAATAAAAAGGTAAAACCAATGAGTGAAATGCAATATGCCAAACTATCGACAAATAGTTTACTCAATCAATTAAAACAGTTTTTGACCGCCAATAATTTCCAGGTCGGCGATAAGCTTCCTGCTGAACGTGCGTTGGCGGAAGAGTTTAAAGTGAGCCGTTCAAGCATTCGAAAAGCTTTAAAAACGTTGGTGGATAAAGGAATAATCGAAAGCAGGCAAGGGGGGGGCAATTATTTGAAAATTCCCGATGTCGACCCTATCGCCAGTGAAATTTTGGATGCTGTCAATCGTGAAAGTTCGTTGTTTGAGCAGGTGACCGAATACAGGTATTATCTGGAGCCGATAATCGCGCGGTTAGCGGCGCAAAAAAGAACGGAAAAGCAACTTAATCAGTTGAAATTAATTGTTTTTGAACAGCAAAGGCGTAAAAGTTTGGAACTTCCTTTTGACGGCAAGCTGGATGCGAATTTCCATTTGCAGCTGGCGAACTGTACCGGAAATTTTTTGTTTATCGAAACGATGAAAAGGCTCAATAGGATTTATTCCGAAGGCAGAAGCGATGAAGTGAGAGATGATGAATGGAAGGAATTTTCCATTAAGACGCATTTGCAAATCATTGATGCGATTGAAAATCGGGATTCCGATCTTTGTGAGAATTTATTGCGGGAACATATTCTGACTGTGAAGGATAAGCACATTTTTGCAAATAAGAAAGAGTGAGTCATGTTGGTACCTGTTGTCATATATGCCTGTTTGGGGGCTGTTGCCGGTATTTTGGCGGGCTTGTTGGGGGTCGGCGGCGGAATTGTCATTGTTCCCATGCTCAGTGTCACTTTTGCGATGCAAAATTTGCCTCATGAATTGATAATGCATTTGGCATTGGGCACCTCAATGGCGAGCATTATTTTTACTTCTTTTTCCAGCGCGATGGCGCATAATGGAAGACAGTCCGTCTTATGGAACCTTGTGAAAATAATAACACCAAGCATTATACTAGGAACGTTTTTCGGGTCTTTTATCGCTTCAAAAATTCCGACGCGGTATTTGCAACTTTTTTTTGCATTGTTTTTATTGGTTGTGGCTTTTCAAATGTTTTTCGGAAAAAATCCGAAAGCGAACAGGCAGCTGCCTGACTCCTTGGGAATAAGTCTGTTCGGAGCAGTCATAGGTATCATTTCCAGTTTGGTCGGTATCGGAGGCGGCACAGTATCCGTTCCTTTCATGGTTTTTCATAATGTCGAGCTGCGAAAGGCAATCGGAACATCTTCTGCAATAGGCATTCCTATTGCCGTTGCCGGAGCTGCGGGATATTTGATAAATGGTTTGTCAAATCCTGATTTGCCTGAATATTCTTTGGGATATATTTATTTGCCTGCTTTATTCGGGTTGGTTTTGTTCAGCTCCCTGACTTCACCCGTAGGCGCCAAACTGACCCATTCATTGCCGGTGCATAGGATTAAAAAGTATTTTGCGTTCTTACTCTTGGTTGTCAGTATAAAAATGTTTTTAGAAACAATTTAATCTTGAAAGGGATAAGGGGGTCATATGAAAAACACAGCTGATATTTTTTGCGGGGTATTTTTTCTCCTGATTTGCGCAGTCGCTGTTTGGAGCGTTTCTTCCCTGCCTGAGGCTTCCGGGGTTGATTATGTCGGTCCTGGAACACTGCCTAAGTTTGCCATCGCCATATTGGCTCTTTGCAGTTGTTATCTTATTTTGAAAGGTTTCATGGTCAAAGCTCCCAAAAAATATTTACCGGAAAAGAAAGTATTTTTAAAAATTTGTATGGTTTTGATTTTATTTTATCTTTATTTGGCTTCCGTAACATGGCTCGGTGATTATTTTTTGAGTATGGAAAATCCCGTTTTTCTTTACGGCGGCGGTTTTGGAATAAGCACCGCACTGTTTCTTATGATTATTTTGCCTTTTTTGGGACGCAAAAATCCTGTTGAAGTCATTGCGGTTTCCCTTGTCACAACCGCATTGCTGATTGTTGTTTTCGGAATGTTTTTTAAAGTCTTGTTACCATAACATTTACGGAGTGGAATATGTTTGCCGAAGTATTGGAAGGAATTTTAAATGCGATGTCTTTAAGCAGTTTGCTTGCGAATTTAATGGGTGTCGTGTTAGGGATTATTTTTGGAGCATTGCCCGGACTGACTTCCGCCATGGGAGTAGCCCTGCTTATTCCGTTAACTTTTGGAATGCCCTCTATTGACGCGTTTTCCGCTTTGCTCGGAATGTATGTCGGCTCTATCTACGGAGGGTGCATCACTGCGATTTTGGTAGGTACGCCCGGAACCGTCGCGGCGGCGGCAACCATGCTGGAAGGACCCGCACTAACGGCAAAAGGGGAATCAAGAAGAGGTCTCGATATGGCGACAATAGCTTCCTTTATAGGCGGTATATTCAGTTCCTTGGTTCTTGTCACTATCGCACCGTTGCTTGCGAAAGCGGCGATGTCTTTCGGCGCGCCTGAATATTTCGCCGTGGCGGTTTTCGGTCTTGCCATTGTGTCTTCCTTATCTTCCGGAGAGGTTATCAAAGGGCTTATCGCCATGTCTTTGGGCTTATTGTTTTCATGTATCGGGTTGGACCCTATCACCGGCGACATGCGCAATACCTTTGACAATCCCAATCTTTTCAACGGGCTTTCACTGGTACCAGTTTTAATCGGTTTATTTGCCGTATCGCAAGTTCTTGTCACCATTGAAGACGTGATTGCGGGAAAAGGAATAAAAGAAGCGCGGGTAACGCAAAAAGGCTTGACCATAAAAGACATAACAAGCAATACCGTGAATTTTTTCCGCTCCTCGATAATCGGAACAATTATCGGCATTATTCCGGCAACCGGGGTAAGCGCCGCGTCATTTCTGGCGTATTCCGAAGCCAAAAGAAATTCTAAAACGCCTGAACAATTCGGCAAGGGGTGTTTGGAAGGCATTGCCGCAACCGAATCTTCCAATAACGCGGTTTGCGGCGGGGCGTTAATTCCTTTATTAACGCTCGGTGTTCCCGGTGACATTGTCACGGCTATCATGCTTGGGGCATTGATGATACAGGGGTTGACTCCCGGACCGCTGCTTTTTGTTGAACATCCCGTTACGGTTTACGGTTTGTTCGCGGCTTTTGTCATCGCCAATATTTTTATGCTCGGCACCGGATTGCTGACCGTCCGCGTTGCGGGCAAAATCATCGCTATTCCGGGAAATTTGCTTATGCCCGTGGTGCTGACGCTTTGCGTCGTCGGCGGGTATGCGGTGAACAATTCAACCTTTGACCTTTTGGTTGTCGCAATTTTCGGTACCTTGGGATATTTCATGCAAAAATTCGATATTCCGCAGCCTCCGTTATTGCTTGCAATGATTTTATCACCGATAGCCGAAACCAATTTCAGAAGGGCATTGTCTATTTCCCAAAATGATTACAGCATATTTTACACCAGCCCGGTAACCTGCATTATTTTGTTTGTCAGTTTGTTGATTGTTTGCAATCCGATTATCACAAAGGCTGTCCGTCATATCAAATCCAAAAAATAGGAGGAACTTATGGAACTGCGAGATAAAGCGAAACTGCTCTTCGCATGGTTTAATGACCATTATGAGGAAATGCTGGGAAAAATCGAATTGATTGTCAATATGGATTCTTTTTCCCATGACGGAAAAGATGTGAATGTTCTCGGTGAAACGGTATGCTCATTTTTTGAAGGGACAGATTTTATCACGGAGAAAGCTGCGAAAAAGGAATGCCCGGAAGATGAGCCGTGGCAAGCGGAGTTGGGAAATGTTTTTACAGCAAGGACCCATAAGAAAGAAGATGGTGCAGGCATTGTTTTTCTGGCGCATATGGATACCGTATTTCCCAAGGGCACGGCAGGCAAGCGTCCGTTTTATTTCGATAAAGAAAATGACAGGGCCTACGGCCCCGGAATTGTGGATATGAAATCCGGTTTGATAATGAATATTTTTGTTGCCAGGGCATTGAAAGAATTAGGCTTGGTTTCTTGTCCGATCACATTGACGTTTTCGCCTGATGAAGAAATCGGTTCCCCCTCGGCTTTGCCGGTTTTGCAGGATGAACTGAAAAATGCATTGGTTTCTTTTTGTTCCGAGCCGGGATATGTAGGAAACGGGGTTACGATCGAACGAAAGGGATCCGGACATATTTTATTGGAAATTACGGGTAAATCTTCTCATGCGGGCAGAGCTTATGCGGAAGGGGCTTCCGCAATTTTGGAGCTGGCGCATAAAATTTTGGCATTTGACAAATATGTTGACTTATCAAGGGACAAAACCGTCAATACCGGAATCATAAAAGGCGGCACTTCTGCCAATTCTGTCGCTCCCAACGCAATGGCAAGGATACATCTTACGTACAAAACCTTGGAGGAAGGCGAGCGGCTTGTCGAAGCGATAAAAGAAGAAGCGGCAAAAACATATGTGGAAGGAACCCGCACTTCTCTTAGCGGCGGTTTGCGCTTGCCGCCTTTGGTTCCAAATGCGGGTGCGAAAAAATTATATGAATTTGTAAAAAACGCAGGGGAAATGATACAGTATGTCCCGTTTGTCGAAGCGTCAAAAGGTGCAGCCGAATCCGGGTTTTGCTCAAGTGTTTTAAAAATTCCCAGTATTTGCAGTATGGGACCTGAGGGAGGTTTTTTGCACAATGAAAAGGAATATATCATTCCGTCGACCATTATTCCGCGCTGTGAATTAATTGCGCTGGCAAGCATACAGGCAGCCGATTATTTCCATAAATAACAACAGGAGAGTATTATGAAAAAGATGAACAAATTGTTAGCCGTGTTCCTTGGGATAAGCTTATTGGGCTTTGGTGCGCCCGATATGGCCAAAGCCGCTTATCCTAACCGTCCCGTAACCATTATCATTCCTTTCGGACCAGGAGGGGCTGTTGATATCGCGGCGAGAATTTTAGCGGAATATTTTCAAAATAAACATCAAATCACTTTGAATATCGTATGCAAAGGTGGCGGGGCGGGAGCGCCTGCAATGCTTGATGTCGCAAGGGCAAGACCAGACGGGTACACATTCGGTTTTCCTGCCTTGGCGACATTTTCCGCAACGCCTCAAATCAGGAAAACCGGATACACTATCGGTGATTTCAAAGCGGTGGCGCAAGTGACAAATATGTGGCTCAGCCTTTCCGTCAATAAGGATTCCGGCATTGCGAATTTAAACGAATTTTTTGAAATGGCGAAAAAAGAACCCGGAAAGTACAATTATGCCACCCATGGCGCTCTTTCGACCCAACGTATTTTCATGACGAATATTTTAAAAGCGTACCCTGATGTTAATTTGCCCCATATCAGTTATACAAGCGGACACGACGTATCGACAGCCCTTCTCGGCAAGCATGTCAGCGCCGCTTTTGGCGTGACAATCAATCAGAAACCGTATGTCGATTCCGGTGACTTCACAATGATTGCGGTAAGCAGCGACAAAAGGCTTGAAGAATTTCCGGATGTTCCGACGTTTAAAGAACAGCTGGGGGATAACGACACGTTTGTTTTCGCTTCTTCCCATGGATTGCTCGCACCAAAAAGAACGCCTGATTCCTGTATTATTGCGATGCAGGATTTAATCAAAGAAGCATTGGAAGACAGCTCCGTACAGGAAAAATTCAAGAAAGCGGGGCTTACCGCGGATTATTTGCCTGCTGCCGAATTTCAAGTTGTCATGGAAACTATTTGGGATTATATCGGAAAAACGTTAAAAGAAAATAATTTTTAAAAAATAAGGCAAGCCGTTTTATGACGGTTTGCCTTATTTGCGAGGTTGCTATGAAAAATTTAAAATTTTTTTCATTTATACTGGCATGTATTGTTTCCGTATTTTTTACCTTTCCGGTCCATGCCCGGGATTTGCCCGGAATAAAAACAGCATGGCTTGGTGAGCATGAAAAATTCATTGTCTGGTATGCGCAAAAGCACGGGTGGGATGAAGAGCACGGTTTTAAACTGGACGTATTGAATTTTGATTCAGGCAAGAGCATTCTTGACGGAATGAAAGCCTATGGCTGGGAAATTGCCGGCATGGGCGCCGTTCCCGCATTGACCGGATATTTCAATAAGGAAATAAAAATTATTGCGATAGCGAATAATGAGTCAAATTCCAATATGCTCTATGTGCGAAACAACAGCCCTCTTTTGCGGCAAAAAGGATATGATCCAGCATATCCCGATGTTTACGGCTCCCCTGAACTTGTTCGTAATGCGAAAATACTGTGTGCTAAAGGTTCTTCTGCCCATTACTTGGTGGATTCATGGCTGAAACTGTTTGATTTGACGGAAAAAGACGTCAAAATGCAGTTTATGGAAATGACACCCGCTTTCGGAGCTTTTAAAGGCGGTTTCGGGGATATTGCCGGAGTATGGTCCCCATATGTTTTTGAAGCCGATAAAATGGGGTTCCAAGCGATAGCCGATGGCGAGACCTGCAATGTTTTTCAGCCGGTTCTCATTGTTGTGAATGTTGAATATGCTGAAAAAAATCCGCAGCTGGTGACGGCGTTTTTAAAAATGTATATGCAAGGCATAGAATTGCTGCGAACCAAGCCGTTGGAAGATCTCGCCCCTGAATATCAAACGTTTTTTAAAGAAGAATTGAATTTGGATATAACGCGGGACGAGGCTCTTTTTGATTTGCGCAATCACCCTGTTTTCACCCTTGACGAGCAAAAAGTCATGTTCAATGATAAAAATCAAACAAGCGTGGTTTATGATTGGTTAAACGAAATTGTGGAGTTTTACAAGGCGAATAACGGTGTCATGACGGAAACGAAAGAGAAACTCAATGCGCTTGACCCGACGTGGATCAACCAAATTCAGTAAGTTATGGCTATGCATGCGAAAATAATCGAAGATTTTTTTTCTGATAAGGAAGCGCAGATGCTCAATATGCTGGAGCATATTGTTAATTTGTGTTCCTTTACCGGTGACAGGGAAGGGGTTGAAAAGGTCGGGCGGTATTTAATGGATTTTCTTTCCGCCCATGGTTTTTATACGAAGCAAATTGAAAAAACGGAAATTCCGGAAAACGAGGCATGGCTCAATACGCATTGTGATCCGTTTGTTGCAAAATCCCATCCCTTTGATTCGGAGGCGGGAATTGTTCTTGCGGGACATCTTGATACGGTTTTTCCCCGTGCATATTGCAGGGAGCGCAGGTTTAGGATTGATTTTGAAAAGGATAGGGCTTACGGTCCCGGAGTCGCGGATATGAAAGCGGGATTGATTGCGAATATCTTTGCGGCTCTGGCATTGAAAGAAAACAATTTGCTTGTTTGCCCGATTACCTTAGCTTTTTCAACAGATGAAGAACTTGGCTCTCCGGTTTCCTCACGGGCGATAAAACAATATGCCGCAGGGGCGAGGGCAGCTATCAATGCCGAACCCGGTGGCATCGGCGGTTTTGTAACCCTTTCCCGCAAAGGGTCCGGGCATATCACATTAAATGTAAAAGGAAAGTCTGCGCATGCCGGAAGGAATTATCAGGACGGCGCCTCGGCTATTTTGGAATTAGCCCATAAAACCCTTGAGATTGATAAATTTCTCGACATTTCTAAAAGCATTACTGTCAATACGGGACTTGTCGAGGGGGGAATATCTGCAAATTCCGTTGCTCCCGCGGCGAGTTCCAAAATCCATATCACCTATCAAACCCGCGAACAAGGGGAAGAGCTTGTTAAAAATATTCGGACTGTCGCCAATTCGGTTTTTATTGAGGGAACAGAAACGGAAATGACGGGCGGTTTGCGTTTATATCCATTGGAGCGGAGCGAAAAAGGGGATATGTTATTTGAATTGGCAAGAGAAGCGGGAAAATGTTTCGGAATGGAACTGCGGGGACAGCATTATGAAAGCGCTTCGGATTCCGGTTTTTATTCCTCTGTTTTAAATATTCCCACAATTTGCTGTATGGGACCGGAAGGGGACAACATCCATACGCCGGATGAATATTTAATCCCCTCAACCATTTTAAAACGGAGCAAATGCATTGCATTGACCGCCTTATATGCCGCTCGGAAATTTAAAAAGCCATGCAGCAGTGAATTTCATTGAATAAAAACACACCGTTTCCATTCGCACCCGCATTCACTTTTTTGCGTTCCCAATAGGATTTATTGCCGGTTGAAATGATATATGATTGATGATACGCTAAAAGGAAAGAGCGGGAGAATATTTTTTTACAGCGTTGAGGGTGCGATGGAAAACCAATGGTATTGGAAGAATAAGGATTTTTTTGAAGCGTTTGACGCTCAGAAAGAGAAGTTTTTGCGTGTTTCCCAAAAAATGGAAATAGATAAAAATACGATGATATTTTTTGAAGAGGATTTGGGGGATTGTTGTTTTTATCTGTCAAAAGGTTTGGTGAGAATTTTCAGTGTTTCGGATTCAGGAAAAGAGCCTATTTTTTTCCTGCGCAGGCAGGGGGATTTGTTCGGATTGTCGGAAGTTTTGGGAAATGTGCCGCGTAAGGCGAACGCACAGGCTTTAACAAGCTGCGAATTGTATAAAATACACAGTGCCGAATTGGAAAAATTATTAAAAGAAGATTATCTGCTGGCCCGGCGGATCATATCCTTATTAGGTGCGAGGGTGCGGTATTTGGGAGATTATGTCAGTAATTTAATGACGTGCACGGTTAAAATACGACTGGTTAAAGTATTCATTGCATTAATTTATGACAGCATCCCTTCCGCCGAGGATTGGAATAATCCCGTTACGATACCTATTAAAATTTCACAGGAACAGCTTGCTTCCATGACCGGCTCGACGCAGCCGACCATTTCTGATTTATTGCAGGAACTACAAAAGGACGGAATCATAACGATAGCAAGAAAGCAAGTTTGCGTGTGTAAACCGTATATGCTTTTAAATATTATCGAATCGTGCGAAATATGATGAAAAAACAGAGCAAGATCGGAGAATATCGGGCTGACAGTATTTGTGTCAGCTTTTTTTTATTAAATTCCATTTTTATCATCTGGCTGATAGAACGGAAATTTTTAATTGAGTATAAAAGAGTCATACATCAAAAAGGAGAAAGATTATGAGTTTGAAAAAAATTCTTGTTTCCTGTTTTGTGCTGGGTATGTTTTTGGCTTTTGGTGCTGATCAGGCTGAAGCTGAAAACTACCCAAACCACCCTGTAAAACTTTTAACCATGACCGGTCCGGGGGCTCAAATTGATTTGGTGGCGCGCTCATTTGCTGAACAATTAAAAAATATCTTGGGGCAACCCGTATTGGTGACCAATATGCCGGGCGGTTCACATGGCAGCGTTATGGCTTCTGAATTGTCAACAAGCCCGAAGGATGGATATACGGTTGGTATTTCCGCGACAGGCGCGTTTAATTATTCGCCGTATTTCATAAAAACAAAATATACGAAAGATGATTTTGATTATTTAAGTTTAATTGCTTTAAATCAAAGCGGTATCATAGCCCGTCCCGACAAGCCTTGGAATACTTTAAAAGAAGCCTTCGCGTGGGCGAAAAAAGAGGAAAAAGGTTTGACGTATATGTTCCAAGGCTCTGACGACAGGGACGCAATGGCGAGAATTGCAAAACAAGAAGGCATAAATCTGTCTTTAATGCCAAGTACGGGAGGTCCTTCCATCATAACCGCCGTAATGGGCGGGCATGCTGATTTGGGACATGTTGGAGCGATATTGTTTGATTATGTTGAAAGCGGAAAACTGAAATTATTGGCGGCGACAACTCCCG
This window encodes:
- a CDS encoding tripartite tricarboxylate transporter substrate binding protein, with the protein product MKKMNKLLAVFLGISLLGFGAPDMAKAAYPNRPVTIIIPFGPGGAVDIAARILAEYFQNKHQITLNIVCKGGGAGAPAMLDVARARPDGYTFGFPALATFSATPQIRKTGYTIGDFKAVAQVTNMWLSLSVNKDSGIANLNEFFEMAKKEPGKYNYATHGALSTQRIFMTNILKAYPDVNLPHISYTSGHDVSTALLGKHVSAAFGVTINQKPYVDSGDFTMIAVSSDKRLEEFPDVPTFKEQLGDNDTFVFASSHGLLAPKRTPDSCIIAMQDLIKEALEDSSVQEKFKKAGLTADYLPAAEFQVVMETIWDYIGKTLKENNF
- a CDS encoding Crp/Fnr family transcriptional regulator produces the protein MENQWYWKNKDFFEAFDAQKEKFLRVSQKMEIDKNTMIFFEEDLGDCCFYLSKGLVRIFSVSDSGKEPIFFLRRQGDLFGLSEVLGNVPRKANAQALTSCELYKIHSAELEKLLKEDYLLARRIISLLGARVRYLGDYVSNLMTCTVKIRLVKVFIALIYDSIPSAEDWNNPVTIPIKISQEQLASMTGSTQPTISDLLQELQKDGIITIARKQVCVCKPYMLLNIIESCEI
- a CDS encoding FadR/GntR family transcriptional regulator translates to MSEMQYAKLSTNSLLNQLKQFLTANNFQVGDKLPAERALAEEFKVSRSSIRKALKTLVDKGIIESRQGGGNYLKIPDVDPIASEILDAVNRESSLFEQVTEYRYYLEPIIARLAAQKRTEKQLNQLKLIVFEQQRRKSLELPFDGKLDANFHLQLANCTGNFLFIETMKRLNRIYSEGRSDEVRDDEWKEFSIKTHLQIIDAIENRDSDLCENLLREHILTVKDKHIFANKKE
- a CDS encoding tripartite tricarboxylate transporter TctB family protein, producing the protein MKNTADIFCGVFFLLICAVAVWSVSSLPEASGVDYVGPGTLPKFAIAILALCSCYLILKGFMVKAPKKYLPEKKVFLKICMVLILFYLYLASVTWLGDYFLSMENPVFLYGGGFGISTALFLMIILPFLGRKNPVEVIAVSLVTTALLIVVFGMFFKVLLP
- a CDS encoding M20/M25/M40 family metallo-hydrolase, whose product is MAMHAKIIEDFFSDKEAQMLNMLEHIVNLCSFTGDREGVEKVGRYLMDFLSAHGFYTKQIEKTEIPENEAWLNTHCDPFVAKSHPFDSEAGIVLAGHLDTVFPRAYCRERRFRIDFEKDRAYGPGVADMKAGLIANIFAALALKENNLLVCPITLAFSTDEELGSPVSSRAIKQYAAGARAAINAEPGGIGGFVTLSRKGSGHITLNVKGKSAHAGRNYQDGASAILELAHKTLEIDKFLDISKSITVNTGLVEGGISANSVAPAASSKIHITYQTREQGEELVKNIRTVANSVFIEGTETEMTGGLRLYPLERSEKGDMLFELAREAGKCFGMELRGQHYESASDSGFYSSVLNIPTICCMGPEGDNIHTPDEYLIPSTILKRSKCIALTALYAARKFKKPCSSEFH
- a CDS encoding tripartite tricarboxylate transporter substrate binding protein, producing the protein MSLKKILVSCFVLGMFLAFGADQAEAENYPNHPVKLLTMTGPGAQIDLVARSFAEQLKNILGQPVLVTNMPGGSHGSVMASELSTSPKDGYTVGISATGAFNYSPYFIKTKYTKDDFDYLSLIALNQSGIIARPDKPWNTLKEAFAWAKKEEKGLTYMFQGSDDRDAMARIAKQEGINLSLMPSTGGPSIITAVMGGHADLGHVGAILFDYVESGKLKLLAATTPVRLNPLSDVPTLKEQGWDESVEMYVVFVTPKGLPADVRAKLADATQKIVNDEQFIDFVGKKLKMAPVDSTSEYAVRYIEESSLRNKAIIGQREQQ
- a CDS encoding tripartite tricarboxylate transporter permease, with the translated sequence MFAEVLEGILNAMSLSSLLANLMGVVLGIIFGALPGLTSAMGVALLIPLTFGMPSIDAFSALLGMYVGSIYGGCITAILVGTPGTVAAAATMLEGPALTAKGESRRGLDMATIASFIGGIFSSLVLVTIAPLLAKAAMSFGAPEYFAVAVFGLAIVSSLSSGEVIKGLIAMSLGLLFSCIGLDPITGDMRNTFDNPNLFNGLSLVPVLIGLFAVSQVLVTIEDVIAGKGIKEARVTQKGLTIKDITSNTVNFFRSSIIGTIIGIIPATGVSAASFLAYSEAKRNSKTPEQFGKGCLEGIAATESSNNAVCGGALIPLLTLGVPGDIVTAIMLGALMIQGLTPGPLLFVEHPVTVYGLFAAFVIANIFMLGTGLLTVRVAGKIIAIPGNLLMPVVLTLCVVGGYAVNNSTFDLLVVAIFGTLGYFMQKFDIPQPPLLLAMILSPIAETNFRRALSISQNDYSIFYTSPVTCIILFVSLLIVCNPIITKAVRHIKSKK
- a CDS encoding M20/M25/M40 family metallo-hydrolase; the protein is MELRDKAKLLFAWFNDHYEEMLGKIELIVNMDSFSHDGKDVNVLGETVCSFFEGTDFITEKAAKKECPEDEPWQAELGNVFTARTHKKEDGAGIVFLAHMDTVFPKGTAGKRPFYFDKENDRAYGPGIVDMKSGLIMNIFVARALKELGLVSCPITLTFSPDEEIGSPSALPVLQDELKNALVSFCSEPGYVGNGVTIERKGSGHILLEITGKSSHAGRAYAEGASAILELAHKILAFDKYVDLSRDKTVNTGIIKGGTSANSVAPNAMARIHLTYKTLEEGERLVEAIKEEAAKTYVEGTRTSLSGGLRLPPLVPNAGAKKLYEFVKNAGEMIQYVPFVEASKGAAESGFCSSVLKIPSICSMGPEGGFLHNEKEYIIPSTIIPRCELIALASIQAADYFHK
- a CDS encoding sulfite exporter TauE/SafE family protein, yielding MLVPVVIYACLGAVAGILAGLLGVGGGIVIVPMLSVTFAMQNLPHELIMHLALGTSMASIIFTSFSSAMAHNGRQSVLWNLVKIITPSIILGTFFGSFIASKIPTRYLQLFFALFLLVVAFQMFFGKNPKANRQLPDSLGISLFGAVIGIISSLVGIGGGTVSVPFMVFHNVELRKAIGTSSAIGIPIAVAGAAGYLINGLSNPDLPEYSLGYIYLPALFGLVLFSSLTSPVGAKLTHSLPVHRIKKYFAFLLLVVSIKMFLETI
- a CDS encoding ABC transporter substrate-binding protein, which encodes MKNLKFFSFILACIVSVFFTFPVHARDLPGIKTAWLGEHEKFIVWYAQKHGWDEEHGFKLDVLNFDSGKSILDGMKAYGWEIAGMGAVPALTGYFNKEIKIIAIANNESNSNMLYVRNNSPLLRQKGYDPAYPDVYGSPELVRNAKILCAKGSSAHYLVDSWLKLFDLTEKDVKMQFMEMTPAFGAFKGGFGDIAGVWSPYVFEADKMGFQAIADGETCNVFQPVLIVVNVEYAEKNPQLVTAFLKMYMQGIELLRTKPLEDLAPEYQTFFKEELNLDITRDEALFDLRNHPVFTLDEQKVMFNDKNQTSVVYDWLNEIVEFYKANNGVMTETKEKLNALDPTWINQIQ